Genomic segment of Xanthobacter dioxanivorans:
CTGGAGACGCCGGGGCGCTGACACCCGGCCACGGCAGGGCGATTCCGGCTCCGGCCGGCCCCCGCTCGCGCTCGACGCTGCGCCGCGCTATATAGAAGCCAGCCGACGACCGGCGCGGGGATGCCGCCGGCCCGCCACAGCCGAGCCGAAGCCGAGCCATTGACGTGAGTGAGCAAAAGCGCCCTTCCTTGCTGACACGACTGCGCGGACTGCTGCTGGACTTCGACGCCCTCGTCGACAGCGGCCTGTTCAGCCTGGGCGCGCGCACGCGGCGGGCGGCCTCCGCCTACGCCGCCTTCACCGAGCGCTTCAACCTCACCGGAGTGTCGCGCTGGGCGGTGGGGATGGCGTCCGAAGGCTTCACCCTCGGCGTGGCCGGGGCCGTGGCCATGCTCGCCCTCGCCATGCCGGCCTTCCGCGAGACCTCCGACGACTGGCTGAAGCGCACCGAGCTCGCGGTGACCTTCCTCGATCGCTACGGCAACACCCTCGGCGAGCGCGGCGTCAAGCAGAACGACACCGTGCCGCTGGAAGACATTCCCGACCAGCTCATCAAGGCCACCCTCGCCACCGAGGACCGGCGATTCTATGAGCACTGGGGCATCGACGTGGCGGGCACCATGCGCGCCTTCGTCTCCAATGCGCGGGCGGGCGGCGTGGTGCAGGGCGGCTCGTCCCTGTCCCAGCAGCTCGCCAAGAACCTGTTCCTGTCGAACGAGCGCACGCTCGAGCGCAAGATCAAGGAGGCGTTTCTCGCCATCTGGCTGGAAGCGCGCCTCACCAAGAGCCAGATCCTCAAGCTCTACCTCGACCGCGCCTATCTCGGCGGCGGCGCCTATGGGGTGGACGCGGCGGCGCGCTATTATTTCGGCAAGTCGGTGCGCGAGGTGAACCTCGCCGAGGCGGCCATGCTGGCGGGCCTGTTCAAGGCCCCGTCCAAGTACGCCCCGCACATCAACCTGCCCGCCGCCCGCGCCCGCGCCTCCACCGTGCTCGACAACCTGGTGGAAGCCGGCTTCATGACCGAGGGCCAGGTGTTCGGCGCTCGCCGCAACCCCGCCACCCCCGTGGACCGGCGCGACGACGAGGTGCCGGACTTCTATCTCGACTATGCCTTCGGCGAGGTGAAGAAGCTGGTGGAGCAGTTACCCCCCTCCGTGGTGGAGCGCAACTTCATCGTTCGCACCGGCCTCGACCCCAACATCCAGAAGGTGGCGGATGCGGCGCTGGAATCCTCCCTCGCCGAGTTCGGCCGCGACTACAAGGTGAAGCAGGGCGGCATCGTGGTGATGGAGCC
This window contains:
- a CDS encoding transglycosylase domain-containing protein, which encodes MLTRLRGLLLDFDALVDSGLFSLGARTRRAASAYAAFTERFNLTGVSRWAVGMASEGFTLGVAGAVAMLALAMPAFRETSDDWLKRTELAVTFLDRYGNTLGERGVKQNDTVPLEDIPDQLIKATLATEDRRFYEHWGIDVAGTMRAFVSNARAGGVVQGGSSLSQQLAKNLFLSNERTLERKIKEAFLAIWLEARLTKSQILKLYLDRAYLGGGAYGVDAAARYYFGKSVREVNLAEAAMLAGLFKAPSKYAPHINLPAARARASTVLDNLVEAGFMTEGQVFGARRNPATPVDRRDDEVPDFYLDYAFGEVKKLVEQLPPSVVERNFIVRTGLDPNIQKVADAALESSLAEFGRDYKVKQGGIVVMEPNGTVRAMVGGSDYGESQFNRATDALRQPGSSFKPFVYTVALMNGMKPSTMVQDAPICLGNWCPQNYGRSYMGSITLKTALQHSLNTVAVRLAERFGRKKIVDLAHQMGLRTQLPISAPLPLGAAEVTLFDMTTAYAVFANAGRSVYPHAVVEMRIGNGEVAWRFDRDAPKPVQIIPTQQLNDINDMLNNVVENGTGRRARLVNSKVAGKTGTTNAYRDAWFMGFTGNYVAGVWFGNDDYAMMNKMTGGTLPAMTWQKVMAYAHQGIEIKPIPGVTTPIPKLDEPPPLLNVPGLADSERPVTLSPRSAERLAGLERLFKDAETKLVPGPTASIAAPADAPRPVPTAAPATPMPTPVRRN